A region from the Silene latifolia isolate original U9 population chromosome 7, ASM4854445v1, whole genome shotgun sequence genome encodes:
- the LOC141591647 gene encoding F-box/LRR-repeat protein At1g67190, with translation MMKNLPSEVIGNILSRVGVARDVVLASATCRKWRDAFRNHLHSLTFNFNDSPVYRDLLTSQIEIIITLTIFQTNGLQGLSIIMDDGDEFSASTVAAWLVYTRESLKSLYYNVRTNPSINILDICGRRKLEKLVIVHNTITGVEPNYQRFPCLTLLSLSYVCISALDLSLLLNACPKIESLSLINLEITLSDSQVTVELNSPTLKSIYVEAISLDKFILEADCLEDLHLKDCAMEQFDLIGNGGLKLFKFDDVSVIHLDLGETVENLEVVDVSNFTFSWFRFFQMISSSTNLKVLRLWDVAFEDTEEVVDLEAIARTFPYLSNLSFICDLREHLFHFVEEGPYKMHNLAVLEVGWTAIHEEFYPFLENLLEKCPNLKKLIIHGTVSDAKTQKECQTLASFTSSMVQLMRQYNHVDVHFEYE, from the coding sequence ATGATGAAGAATCTTCCTTCTGAAGTGATTGGTAACATATTATCACGAGTTGGGGTTGCTAGGGATGTTGTGCTTGCTTCAGCAACTTGTCGAAAATGGAGGGATGCTTTTCGCAATCATCTCCATTCTCTCACATTTAATTTCAATGATTCACCTGTTTATCGCGATTTATTGACAAGCCAAATTGAGATCATAATTACATTAACGATTTTTCAAACTAATGGTTTACAAGGGTTGTCAATTATAATGGATGATGGTGATGAGTTCTCGGCTTCAACTGTCGCCGCTTGGTTAGTGTATACTAGGGAAAGTTTGAAGAGCTTGTATTACAATGTCCGGACTAACCCTAGTATTAATATTCTCGATATTTGTGGTAGACGAAAGTTGGAGAAGTTGGTCATTGTTCACAATACCATCACGGGAGTAGAACCTAATTACCAGAGGTTTCCTTGCCTTACATTGCTTTCACTTAGTTATGTATGCATTTCGGCATTGGATTTGAGTCTTCTCTTGAATGCTTgcccaaagattgagtctttaTCCCTTATTAATTTGGAGATCACCTTGTCGGATTCTCAAGTGACTGTTGAGTTGAATAGTCCAACATTGAAGAGCATTTATGTGGAAGCAATTAGTTTGGATAAATTTATTTTGGAGGCGGACTGTCTAGAAGATTTGCACTTGAAAGATTGTGCCATGGAGCAGTTTGATCTAATTGGAAATGGGGGATTGAAGCTTTTTAAATTCGACGATGTTAGTGTTATACATCTTGATTTAGGCGAAACGGTTGAAAATCTTGAAGTTGTTGATGTTAGCAATTTCACATTTAGTTGGTTCAGGTTCTTTCAAATGATCTCaagttcgacaaatttgaaaGTTCTTCGGCTTTGGGATGTGGCGTTTGAAGATACCGAGGAGGTTGTTGATTTGGAGGCTATTGCGAGAACCTTTCCCTATTTAAGCAATCTTTCGTTTATTTGCGATTTGAGGGAGCATTTGTTTCACTTCGTGGAGGAAGGTCCTTATAAAATGCACAATTTAGCGGTTTTGGAAGTTGGTTGGACTGCAATTCACGAGGAATTCTATCCATTTCTGGAAAATTTGCTGGAAAAATGTCCCAACTTGAAGAAGCTGATTATTCACGGGACAGTTTCTGATGCCAAAACGCAGAAAGAATGTCAAACGTTAGCAAGCTTTACTTCCTCTATGGTTCAGCTAATGCGACAGTATAATCATGTGGATGTGCACTTTGAATACGAGTAG